A region of Geobacillus sp. 46C-IIa DNA encodes the following proteins:
- a CDS encoding cell wall metabolism sensor histidine kinase WalK, giving the protein MERRFLSVGRPIFAKNRFIGGIFVLASIDDIYQSIELVRNLTILADIGAILLALGFTFIVSRKLANPLLEMERATRKMAKGDLNTKVSVETKDETGSLAKAINDLAVELYRYRSNQREFFSNISHELRTPLTYLEGYARALKNKQYQTEDEKEMYIQIIEQEANRMSKLVNDLFELAKMEEGKLPLHLEEIDLIEVIENAIAKTKMKAKEKGLQLYFHNIYQLPSIYADGLRMEQIVINLIENAIRYTEKGFIKIELSNDQDKVKILIEDTGIGIPKKDLLFLFERFYRVEKSRSREFGGTGLGLAIVKQLVELQNGTIHVSSEVGKGTNFELTFPIYKGDAQ; this is encoded by the coding sequence TTGGAGCGACGTTTTCTTAGCGTTGGAAGACCTATTTTTGCAAAAAATCGCTTTATCGGCGGAATTTTTGTATTGGCTTCCATCGATGATATATATCAATCAATCGAACTAGTAAGGAATTTAACCATTTTAGCTGACATTGGTGCTATTCTTTTAGCCCTTGGCTTTACCTTTATTGTATCACGCAAGTTAGCCAATCCACTTTTAGAAATGGAAAGAGCAACCCGAAAAATGGCTAAAGGTGATTTAAATACAAAAGTTTCTGTTGAAACAAAAGACGAAACTGGCTCCCTAGCCAAGGCGATTAATGATTTAGCCGTTGAATTATACAGGTACCGGTCAAACCAGCGGGAATTTTTTTCAAACATTTCCCATGAATTGCGAACTCCTCTTACGTATTTAGAAGGGTATGCAAGAGCATTAAAAAATAAACAGTATCAAACAGAGGATGAAAAAGAAATGTATATACAAATTATCGAGCAAGAAGCCAACAGAATGTCCAAACTAGTCAATGATTTGTTTGAACTGGCAAAGATGGAGGAAGGAAAGTTACCGTTACATTTGGAGGAAATTGATCTGATTGAAGTGATTGAAAATGCCATAGCCAAAACAAAAATGAAAGCAAAGGAGAAAGGGTTACAGTTATATTTTCATAACATTTATCAATTGCCGAGTATTTATGCGGATGGTTTAAGAATGGAGCAAATTGTCATTAATTTAATCGAAAACGCCATTCGATATACAGAAAAAGGGTTTATAAAAATAGAATTGTCTAATGATCAAGACAAAGTAAAGATTTTGATTGAAGATACGGGGATCGGGATACCGAAAAAAGATCTTCTATTTTTATTTGAACGATTTTATCGGGTGGAAAAATCAAGATCAAGAGAATTCGGAGGTACTGGGCTTGGACTGGCAATCGTCAAACAACTTGTGGAACTGCAAAATGGAACTATACATGTAAGTAGTGAAGTGGGAAAAGGGACAAACTTTGAACTTACTTTCCCGATTTATAAGGGGGATGCCCAATGA
- a CDS encoding DUF3986 family protein, producing MKFDPNQHLHLGYYENNVDLEAVAYKIQNENKWVVFLDNEQDTTLVKKY from the coding sequence GTGAAATTTGATCCAAATCAGCATCTTCATTTAGGATATTATGAGAACAATGTTGATTTAGAAGCAGTCGCATATAAAATTCAGAATGAAAATAAATGGGTAGTTTTTTTAGATAATGAACAAGATACTACATTAGTTAAAAAATATTAG
- a CDS encoding cytochrome c oxidase assembly protein, protein MARNVSYTVYYDTPQLFKTLSPLEDRQAGGVIMKVVQEIVYGTMIGYISLK, encoded by the coding sequence ATGGCGCGAAATGTGAGTTATACCGTCTATTACGACACCCCACAATTGTTTAAAACACTTTCACCGCTCGAGGATCGACAAGCAGGTGGAGTTATCATGAAAGTGGTTCAAGAAATCGTATACGGGACGATGATTGGCTATATTTCCCTTAAATGA
- a CDS encoding SHOCT domain-containing protein, protein MMSMGMMLNMLFWIMTTGFAIYGVILLIMKPFENKSNHALNILKERLARGEIDAEEYEEKKRLLKD, encoded by the coding sequence ATGATGAGCATGGGTATGATGTTAAATATGTTATTTTGGATTATGACTACTGGGTTTGCAATATATGGGGTGATCTTGTTAATCATGAAACCATTTGAAAATAAATCAAATCATGCATTGAATATTCTCAAAGAGCGACTTGCCCGTGGAGAAATTGATGCAGAAGAATATGAAGAGAAAAAACGGCTATTGAAAGATTGA
- a CDS encoding ISL3 family transposase gives MYSQFIKELIDLPDVLIQKVRKEGERWIFELSLPEQCPLCPVCLKRTIKMTDKKKQWMHGYAQRIGIFWIELPVERRRCGTCDMTFSTSYPGISPRSVATDAFQQWVAQSCIGTSIQAVARMLKLPYTTVERWFYTHAPSFLSNDIQPKAVCVDEFAFRKGHDYGVAIMDAETGEVYAIEAGKNEEAIGRALAHVSGSVQYVVSDLAPAMKKAIQGVCPEATHVVDYFHVIQLFTDALERCRKYLDKGGKKHGHVRYVCRLLSQCPQKLTEEERQIIRGWCHERDDVKSVYQSLQHFRYVSNSKDEQQAKRRLEAWIHRYVCCPCSAVRAIAKSLVKRTDEVISCILSPYSNGKMEGTNNKIKLIKRRGYGYRNIQRFAWRVRLETANIL, from the coding sequence ATGTACTCTCAGTTTATCAAAGAACTCATCGATTTACCAGATGTTTTGATTCAAAAGGTGCGAAAAGAAGGAGAACGTTGGATTTTCGAACTTTCTCTGCCCGAGCAATGTCCGTTATGTCCTGTCTGTTTGAAGCGCACGATCAAAATGACAGACAAAAAGAAACAATGGATGCATGGCTATGCTCAACGAATCGGGATTTTTTGGATTGAACTTCCTGTCGAGCGCAGACGCTGTGGTACCTGTGACATGACATTCAGCACGTCTTATCCAGGAATTTCTCCTCGAAGTGTGGCAACGGATGCTTTTCAACAATGGGTAGCGCAATCTTGCATCGGAACGTCCATTCAGGCGGTGGCTCGTATGCTCAAGCTTCCTTACACGACCGTTGAACGCTGGTTTTATACCCATGCCCCTTCCTTCTTATCGAATGATATCCAACCAAAGGCGGTTTGTGTCGATGAATTTGCTTTTCGAAAAGGGCATGACTACGGAGTGGCGATCATGGATGCCGAAACGGGAGAAGTGTATGCCATCGAAGCAGGAAAGAACGAGGAAGCCATTGGACGCGCATTGGCTCATGTGTCTGGTTCTGTTCAGTATGTCGTGAGTGATTTGGCTCCAGCGATGAAAAAAGCGATTCAAGGGGTTTGCCCAGAAGCAACACATGTGGTTGATTATTTCCATGTCATTCAACTGTTTACAGATGCTTTAGAACGTTGTCGCAAATATTTGGACAAAGGAGGCAAGAAACACGGACATGTTCGCTACGTTTGTCGTTTATTGAGCCAATGTCCACAGAAATTGACGGAGGAAGAACGTCAAATCATACGGGGATGGTGTCATGAACGTGATGACGTAAAGTCTGTTTACCAATCGCTTCAACATTTTCGCTATGTGTCCAACAGCAAAGACGAGCAACAGGCGAAACGACGTTTGGAAGCCTGGATTCACCGATATGTATGTTGCCCTTGTTCAGCTGTACGCGCCATCGCAAAATCGCTTGTCAAACGAACAGATGAAGTCATATCGTGCATATTGTCACCTTATTCAAATGGAAAAATGGAGGGAACGAATAACAAGATCAAACTAATCAAACGTCGGGGATACGGATACCGAAATATCCAGCGTTTTGCATGGCGGGTTCGTCTAGAAACAGCTAACATACTTTAA
- a CDS encoding IS701 family transposase has product MNRLAHHQGIHKFFTMLGLALYFSKPVMKHLVHIVDAMITKGFSGTLTDLHHGSLHPNHRTTLSHFFTKSPWDEETLLRKLQQWILRRVERSSKRENQPIFVSIDDTICQKTKPSSRATHAIQGCDWHDSHTEKTSIWGHSLVWLMVHTMTQAFPFAFRLYDKTAGNSKGKLAIEMLSSLDVSRPVYVLMDSWYPSQTLVEACLKKGFHVIAMLKTNRILYPKGIAIQAKQFAHYIEPKDTHLVTVGEERYRVYRCEGSLKGLDDAVVLLAWKADQPMTSEHLHCVLSTDRELSDEDILRYYARRWSIECFFRQAKDQLKLDGYRVRQVRAVKRYWILVQLAYVYSMFESNCDFSAGLDLLRTKKAHSLVEFIYGAAKQNIPIDAVKKQLHVA; this is encoded by the coding sequence ATGAATAGACTAGCACATCATCAAGGAATTCACAAGTTTTTCACGATGTTAGGGTTGGCGCTTTATTTCTCCAAACCTGTCATGAAGCATCTCGTTCATATCGTGGATGCCATGATTACAAAGGGCTTTTCGGGAACGCTGACCGATCTACATCATGGGAGTCTTCATCCGAATCATCGCACGACACTGAGCCATTTTTTCACGAAAAGTCCGTGGGATGAAGAAACATTGCTTCGCAAACTCCAGCAGTGGATCCTTCGTCGTGTCGAACGCAGCTCGAAACGAGAGAATCAACCCATTTTTGTTTCGATCGATGATACGATTTGCCAAAAAACAAAGCCTTCGTCACGAGCCACGCACGCCATTCAAGGGTGTGATTGGCACGATTCTCACACAGAGAAAACGTCGATCTGGGGACATTCTCTCGTTTGGCTCATGGTTCATACGATGACCCAAGCGTTTCCTTTTGCCTTTCGCCTCTACGACAAGACGGCTGGGAACAGCAAAGGAAAATTGGCGATCGAGATGCTTTCTTCGTTGGATGTGAGTCGCCCTGTTTATGTGCTAATGGACTCTTGGTATCCATCCCAAACGCTCGTGGAAGCTTGTCTGAAAAAGGGATTCCACGTGATTGCGATGCTCAAGACGAACCGAATTCTCTACCCGAAAGGCATCGCCATCCAAGCGAAGCAGTTTGCCCACTACATCGAACCGAAAGACACTCACCTCGTCACGGTGGGAGAAGAGCGTTATCGGGTGTATCGCTGCGAAGGGTCTCTCAAAGGTCTCGATGATGCCGTAGTGCTGCTCGCTTGGAAAGCCGACCAGCCGATGACATCGGAACATCTTCATTGCGTCTTGAGCACCGATCGGGAGCTAAGCGACGAAGACATCTTGCGTTACTATGCCCGACGCTGGTCGATCGAATGCTTTTTCCGGCAGGCAAAAGACCAGCTGAAGCTCGATGGGTATCGTGTTCGTCAGGTTCGAGCGGTGAAACGGTATTGGATCTTAGTGCAACTGGCCTATGTGTACAGTATGTTCGAGTCCAACTGTGATTTCTCTGCCGGGCTTGACCTTCTCCGAACGAAGAAAGCACATAGTCTTGTAGAATTTATCTACGGTGCAGCGAAACAAAATATTCCCATTGATGCCGTGAAAAAACAGCTCCACGTGGCATAA
- a CDS encoding response regulator transcription factor, which translates to MNNQPDHLLTNYNRGCDIRMKKERILIVDDEWNMRHLLKINLSPYFHLTEAASGQEALTLLIKERIDVVILDIMMPDMDGWEVCKKIRETSQVPILMLTARGDVKDKVQGFDVGADDYLVKPFEPEELVARVKALIRRSAASSNPIQTEGIIKIADLKIDQNERQVFVKDCPLGLTPKEFDILLLLVLNPKTIFTRNMLLDRVWGVHDVLDIRTVDTHVKNIREKFRKTGLSFNPIKTVWGRGYKFQAPEEDQ; encoded by the coding sequence ATGAACAATCAGCCGGATCATTTGTTAACAAATTATAACAGGGGTTGTGATATAAGGATGAAGAAGGAAAGGATATTAATCGTTGACGATGAATGGAACATGAGGCATTTACTAAAAATCAATCTTTCTCCATATTTTCACTTAACTGAAGCGGCAAGTGGACAAGAAGCATTAACATTATTGATAAAAGAAAGAATCGATGTAGTGATTTTAGACATCATGATGCCTGATATGGATGGATGGGAAGTATGCAAAAAGATAAGGGAAACGAGTCAAGTGCCCATCCTTATGCTGACGGCACGTGGCGATGTAAAAGATAAAGTACAAGGATTTGATGTTGGAGCCGATGATTATCTTGTAAAGCCTTTTGAACCCGAAGAATTAGTGGCAAGAGTTAAAGCACTAATAAGACGTTCAGCTGCTTCTTCCAATCCTATTCAAACGGAAGGAATCATTAAGATTGCAGATTTAAAAATCGATCAAAATGAAAGACAAGTTTTTGTAAAGGATTGTCCATTAGGATTAACTCCAAAAGAATTTGATATTCTCTTGCTATTGGTGTTAAATCCAAAAACGATATTTACAAGGAATATGTTACTGGATCGGGTATGGGGAGTTCATGACGTTTTAGATATTCGTACAGTCGATACCCATGTGAAAAATATAAGGGAAAAGTTTAGAAAAACTGGGCTTTCCTTTAATCCAATTAAAACGGTTTGGGGAAGGGGCTATAAATTTCAAGCTCCTGAAGAAGACCAATGA